Proteins encoded together in one Anaerotignum propionicum DSM 1682 window:
- a CDS encoding ABC transporter permease codes for MIKLFFTGFFREIKMLWNDKRMLFMFLIAPVALSIVVCGAFSNQIVNNIPLAAVDENSSQKTRDLIQAFDQSDRFNVPYVVTSQDEAIRLMESGEVLGIIVIPTDYTRSLQLGQQAQVLIGVNSANNIIGNSAVVSIMQVVKTISSQIAVKSFVATGSSIADGTAKVMPVATVLRPWFNPQFSYLTYLGLGLTGMIFHQLFLMTVATAFAEEKKEGILSGKMTAKETVIHFINKFIFYGVTGYGNLLLTYYAIIKIFHFPMRGSREDLAIICGYFILCLLGLGAWLGTICKNTIHAIQWLMALTYPFFILSGFSWPHSEMPDVWVKAAQYLPTTHFLTPVRDIVLMGVGFETTTVAHSREMLLHLALGIFLLSAITFMIQAYLAKRRQQPKHGRKEVVEA; via the coding sequence ATGATAAAGCTGTTTTTCACAGGCTTCTTCAGAGAAATCAAGATGCTTTGGAATGACAAGCGAATGCTATTTATGTTTTTGATTGCCCCAGTGGCTTTAAGTATTGTGGTTTGCGGTGCCTTTAGCAATCAAATTGTTAATAACATTCCCTTGGCGGCAGTGGACGAAAATTCATCCCAAAAGACAAGAGATTTAATTCAAGCCTTTGATCAATCTGACCGTTTTAATGTTCCATATGTGGTTACCAGTCAGGATGAAGCGATACGGTTAATGGAATCAGGAGAAGTTCTAGGCATCATCGTAATTCCTACGGATTATACCCGCTCTTTACAGCTGGGACAGCAGGCACAGGTGTTAATTGGCGTGAATAGTGCCAATAATATTATTGGCAACAGTGCTGTGGTTTCTATCATGCAGGTAGTAAAAACCATTTCTTCTCAAATTGCAGTCAAGAGTTTTGTGGCAACGGGAAGCAGTATTGCAGACGGTACAGCAAAGGTAATGCCTGTTGCAACGGTGTTACGTCCATGGTTTAATCCTCAATTTAGCTACTTAACCTATTTGGGGTTGGGCCTGACGGGCATGATTTTTCATCAGTTGTTTTTAATGACTGTTGCAACAGCCTTTGCTGAAGAAAAAAAGGAAGGTATCCTTTCCGGAAAAATGACAGCAAAAGAAACCGTGATCCATTTTATCAACAAATTCATATTTTATGGTGTGACGGGCTACGGGAATCTTTTATTGACCTATTATGCTATTATAAAAATCTTTCATTTTCCAATGCGGGGAAGCAGGGAGGATTTGGCGATAATTTGTGGCTATTTCATTCTTTGTTTGCTGGGGCTTGGTGCATGGCTTGGAACCATTTGTAAAAATACCATTCATGCCATTCAGTGGCTTATGGCGTTGACATACCCCTTTTTCATTTTATCGGGCTTTTCGTGGCCTCATAGTGAGATGCCCGATGTTTGGGTAAAGGCGGCACAGTACTTACCCACAACCCACTTTCTTACCCCTGTAAGGGATATTGTATTAATGGGGGTGGGTTTTGAAACCACCACGGTTGCCCATAGCAGAGAAATGCTGTTGCATCTTGCATTGGGTATTTTCCTTCTGAGTGCAATTACCTTTATGATTCAGGCTTATTTGGCAAAGAGAAGACAACAGCCAAAACATGGAAGGAAGGAGGTTGTTGAAGCATGA
- a CDS encoding N-acetylmuramoyl-L-alanine amidase family protein: MAIKIYIDQGHSRSVNQGAVGFGLYEQDVVWQVGMYLADLLNNTPGYEARVSRPTIDTSLGYNNSTSLAARVADATAWGADYFISIHANASTNPSYNGSEVYIYSELSQSYPLAQSILNQIVAELGTKNNGIFIRPSLYVLRRSPMPSLLVELAYITNAEDAEKLRNNQFDFAQAIYDGIRIELG; the protein is encoded by the coding sequence ATGGCAATTAAAATATATATAGATCAAGGACATAGCCGTTCCGTAAATCAAGGAGCAGTGGGTTTCGGCTTATATGAGCAGGATGTTGTTTGGCAAGTAGGCATGTATCTGGCTGATCTGTTAAATAATACGCCCGGGTATGAGGCTAGGGTTTCCCGTCCAACAATTGACACATCTTTGGGCTATAATAATTCTACCAGTCTTGCCGCTAGAGTTGCAGATGCAACCGCATGGGGGGCAGATTATTTCATCAGCATTCACGCCAACGCTTCAACCAATCCCAGCTATAATGGCAGTGAAGTTTATATCTACAGTGAGCTCTCACAGTCATATCCTCTGGCTCAGTCCATATTAAATCAAATTGTGGCAGAGCTGGGCACAAAAAACAATGGCATCTTTATTAGACCTTCCCTATACGTTTTACGAAGAAGCCCCATGCCTTCTCTTTTGGTGGAGCTGGCATATATTACAAATGCAGAGGATGCAGAAAAACTACGCAACAATCAATTTGATTTTGCCCAGGCAATCTACGATGGAATTCGTATTGAACTTGGTTAA
- a CDS encoding HlyD family secretion protein, which produces MQNKNKVLLALVLAGCFFTSGCTAAKADATVVEEKPNVVTGTVECKEVYIRAKIPGYLTNIPVVEGQEISKGDLLFSSDQRDILVKQTQATGTLNAAKAVMEKAQANVSLLETEYAKYQELFELEAVAEDTMDKLKTQLEAAKLDVQAATSQYQAAQGVISEVNLNLSQTAQYAPCNGTVTMVSSSVGELVGSGTTIVTLTDYDDRWINANVDEYEVGKLAIGQTVPLTSKTYPDKVFHGKIVNVSKNPDFAIKKSTNELNDQDVITYKVKIALSGEDDIMLYPGMLVSVNLDEVGEAQ; this is translated from the coding sequence ATGCAGAACAAGAATAAAGTTTTACTTGCTTTAGTATTAGCGGGATGTTTCTTCACAAGCGGCTGCACAGCGGCTAAAGCAGATGCAACTGTAGTAGAAGAGAAACCCAACGTGGTAACAGGAACCGTTGAATGCAAGGAGGTATATATCCGTGCGAAGATCCCAGGGTATCTAACAAATATTCCTGTTGTTGAGGGACAGGAAATTTCAAAAGGGGACTTACTGTTTTCTTCTGACCAAAGGGATATTTTGGTAAAGCAGACACAAGCTACCGGAACCTTAAATGCTGCAAAGGCAGTGATGGAAAAGGCTCAGGCAAATGTTAGTCTTTTGGAAACAGAATATGCAAAGTATCAGGAACTGTTTGAATTAGAGGCCGTTGCAGAAGATACCATGGATAAGTTGAAAACCCAGCTGGAGGCTGCAAAATTGGATGTTCAAGCGGCAACCTCTCAATATCAGGCGGCACAGGGCGTGATTTCAGAAGTGAACTTGAACTTGAGCCAGACCGCACAATATGCGCCCTGCAACGGAACGGTCACCATGGTTTCCTCTTCTGTAGGTGAATTGGTAGGCAGTGGTACAACCATTGTAACCTTAACGGATTATGACGACCGTTGGATTAATGCCAATGTGGATGAATATGAAGTAGGCAAGCTTGCAATTGGTCAGACAGTTCCTTTAACAAGCAAGACCTATCCGGATAAGGTTTTCCATGGCAAAATTGTGAATGTAAGCAAGAATCCCGATTTTGCCATCAAGAAATCTACCAATGAATTAAATGATCAGGATGTTATTACATATAAAGTGAAAATTGCCCTCTCCGGGGAAGACGATATCATGCTTTACCCTGGTATGTTGGTAAGCGTTAACCTGGATGAAGTGGGTGAGGCACAATGA
- a CDS encoding ABC transporter permease, producing the protein MISAFRLFFREWLYLLKRPRTLVIMIFIPIFVTCLCGSCYGKGYFSDLKMGVVDYSYSAKTREVVEAFRESPYFDIVGYYENEEQLESAMKNGEIVGCLIFPEDFTMNLQQGRQAQVLLGSNAVNMSYGSTINARGSEVLGTVSAQIAVKSLVAKGATVDDALAKMNPVGFYTRQWYNPTNNFGYFLSFGFIIATLQQVLIYFAAISLIREKESGNLKELRAMNPIIQVFAKTVVYYIIAMGTWAACTWLMINKYGIPMKASRDVWFAYSSLFVLAIITMGQFFSSILPNPVFATSLPLVLTSPSLVLSGYTWPTMALTGFYQKLAKVFPLTHFALGYRDMALMGTGFEAIHQEMIILGCISGVCFILSCLIWFIRVKVILKKEEKLEIALEKNELPAVAQ; encoded by the coding sequence ATGATATCTGCATTTCGTTTGTTTTTTAGAGAGTGGCTTTATTTGCTGAAGCGTCCTCGTACTTTGGTTATCATGATATTCATTCCCATATTTGTCACCTGCCTTTGTGGTAGCTGCTACGGAAAGGGATACTTTTCGGATTTAAAAATGGGTGTTGTTGATTACAGCTATAGTGCAAAGACCAGAGAAGTGGTAGAAGCTTTTCGTGAGTCACCCTATTTTGATATCGTTGGCTATTATGAGAATGAAGAACAGTTGGAATCAGCCATGAAGAATGGAGAAATTGTAGGCTGTCTCATTTTTCCTGAAGATTTCACCATGAATTTGCAGCAGGGCAGGCAGGCACAGGTGCTTCTTGGTTCCAATGCTGTAAACATGAGTTATGGTAGTACCATAAACGCAAGAGGTTCTGAAGTTTTGGGCACTGTTTCAGCACAAATTGCAGTTAAGAGCCTTGTTGCAAAAGGAGCTACTGTGGATGATGCCTTAGCAAAAATGAATCCAGTAGGCTTTTATACCCGTCAATGGTATAATCCTACAAATAATTTTGGCTATTTCTTATCTTTTGGCTTTATTATTGCAACACTACAGCAAGTTTTAATTTATTTTGCAGCAATTTCTTTGATTCGTGAAAAGGAAAGTGGGAATTTGAAGGAGCTAAGAGCCATGAATCCCATTATTCAAGTATTTGCAAAAACAGTGGTATATTATATCATTGCTATGGGAACATGGGCGGCTTGCACTTGGCTTATGATAAATAAATACGGAATTCCCATGAAGGCAAGCCGGGATGTTTGGTTTGCATATAGCTCCCTTTTTGTGTTGGCGATTATTACAATGGGACAATTTTTTTCCTCTATATTGCCAAACCCAGTATTTGCAACTTCTCTGCCCTTGGTATTGACCTCGCCATCATTGGTGCTTAGTGGTTATACGTGGCCGACAATGGCATTAACCGGTTTTTATCAAAAACTGGCCAAAGTATTTCCTTTAACCCATTTTGCCTTGGGGTATAGAGATATGGCACTTATGGGAACTGGGTTTGAGGCGATACATCAAGAAATGATTATTTTGGGCTGTATCAGTGGTGTTTGTTTTATTTTGAGTTGTTTGATATGGTTTATAAGAGTAAAAGTTATTCTGAAAAAAGAAGAAAAATTAGAGATAGCTTTGGAGAAAAATGAATTACCGGCAGTAGCACAGTGA
- a CDS encoding transporter substrate-binding domain-containing protein: MTILISITLFICYIVPISGEEKQKKIRVGFYESPYFQNIEKDGSISGYSYDYLQAISQYTGWEYEFVKTTTYSECLELLKNGEIDIVGVMLKTPEREEMFDFPDLSSGVCMSILVTGKQNRTLAYEDYAAFNGITVGLQKGFVRNEGLQDYCKKKNFTVNTIVYDNQKEMLDAMSRGEVDAMLIRSNQNSQEYRAIAKFDTNDVFYATTKGNKKVLDGLNYSLEKIKITSPNFDNDLYNKYFDFSSGQMAVLSKEESAYLAEHPTMQVLYDSVWEPYEFTQKDGTPHGIAIDVLEKVSEAVGINFQYTSVDKQKTKTELFSSGEYDVLSSITYCYQWADKNDVYITQPYLSVDYLGVYKDIKKTIHRVALPKGFYISEIVQKVLPREAVIDTYDTVEECMEAVKDGLADCTYVNTYEAEYYLTIPKYRLLQFRTVQGLSQQLSVGISKNTDPLLYSIISKGLATISQEELREIIRTHLNHPQQSSFFDMMYTNPVHFVSLLTIIGFILTAFLIVYVLYKHKNRENEILQMTNKAKSEFLSHVSHDMRTPINAIIGLSSLGLSSEDLEKSRGYHENINQTSHYLLRLINDTLDMSVLENNKMRLHPKPCYFSDFLNEIEIIIRERAMEKGIYFQTQMNTDYKQAVMFDELRLQQIFINLINNAMKFTPPGGNVSFIIEATDLEENKIMVLFIIRDTGIGMSAEFQKRMFEPFEQEEDRIPFLESGTGLGLAIVRQLVDLMGGTIQCNSQPGGGTEFIVKIETQRWEAASELHCQEKVSQRESFSGGKRILLCEDHPVNAQIVIALLQKRGFIVEHGENGQVATNLFKNSPIGYYDAILMDVRMPLLNGLEAVAIIRSLEREDAIKVPIIAMSANAFQEDINLSLEVGMDAHLSKPVDAMELFDTLEEVMKMKSS, encoded by the coding sequence ATGACGATTTTAATTTCTATAACCCTTTTTATTTGTTATATTGTTCCTATTTCAGGTGAGGAAAAGCAGAAAAAAATTCGGGTTGGGTTTTATGAATCCCCTTATTTTCAAAATATTGAGAAAGATGGAAGCATATCAGGCTATAGCTATGACTATCTTCAAGCAATTTCTCAATATACGGGTTGGGAGTATGAGTTTGTTAAGACAACCACATACAGTGAGTGCTTGGAATTACTGAAAAATGGAGAGATAGACATTGTGGGCGTTATGCTTAAAACACCGGAGCGAGAGGAAATGTTTGATTTTCCGGATCTTTCTTCGGGTGTTTGTATGTCTATTTTGGTAACGGGGAAGCAAAATCGCACCCTTGCTTATGAGGATTATGCCGCTTTTAATGGAATCACGGTAGGTCTACAGAAAGGTTTTGTGAGAAACGAAGGCTTGCAGGATTATTGTAAGAAAAAAAACTTCACCGTAAATACCATTGTTTATGACAATCAGAAAGAGATGCTTGATGCAATGTCCCGAGGAGAAGTGGACGCAATGCTGATTCGGAGCAATCAGAATTCTCAGGAGTATCGAGCAATTGCAAAATTTGATACAAATGATGTATTTTATGCAACGACAAAAGGAAATAAGAAGGTTTTAGACGGGTTGAATTATTCCCTTGAAAAGATTAAAATTACTTCACCCAACTTTGATAATGATCTATATAATAAATATTTTGATTTTTCCAGCGGACAGATGGCAGTTTTATCAAAAGAGGAGTCTGCTTATTTGGCAGAACACCCAACTATGCAGGTATTGTATGATTCGGTATGGGAACCCTATGAATTCACACAAAAGGACGGTACACCTCATGGAATTGCCATTGATGTTCTTGAGAAAGTATCAGAAGCTGTGGGCATTAATTTTCAATATACCAGTGTAGATAAGCAAAAAACGAAAACAGAGTTGTTTAGCAGTGGCGAGTATGATGTTTTGTCTTCCATTACCTATTGCTATCAATGGGCAGATAAAAATGATGTATACATCACTCAACCTTATCTTAGTGTTGATTATCTTGGGGTATATAAAGATATAAAAAAAACGATACACCGTGTTGCCCTTCCCAAGGGCTTTTATATTTCAGAAATTGTGCAAAAGGTACTTCCCCGAGAAGCAGTGATTGACACCTATGATACTGTGGAGGAATGTATGGAAGCTGTGAAGGATGGCTTGGCGGATTGTACTTATGTGAATACATATGAAGCGGAGTACTATTTAACAATTCCAAAATACAGGTTATTGCAGTTTCGTACGGTACAGGGTCTTTCTCAGCAGCTGAGTGTAGGCATTTCAAAGAATACGGATCCACTTTTATATTCCATCATTAGTAAAGGCTTGGCAACGATTTCTCAAGAAGAGCTTAGGGAAATCATTCGCACACACTTAAACCATCCCCAACAAAGCAGTTTTTTTGACATGATGTATACCAATCCTGTTCATTTTGTAAGCTTATTGACAATTATAGGGTTTATTTTAACGGCGTTCCTTATTGTTTATGTTTTGTACAAGCACAAAAATCGAGAAAACGAAATTTTACAAATGACAAATAAAGCAAAATCCGAGTTTCTGTCTCATGTGAGTCATGATATGCGTACACCAATCAATGCAATTATTGGGCTTTCCTCTTTGGGATTGTCAAGTGAAGATTTGGAAAAATCCAGAGGATATCATGAAAATATCAATCAGACCAGTCATTATTTGCTTAGACTAATTAATGATACTCTGGATATGAGTGTACTTGAGAACAATAAGATGAGATTGCATCCTAAGCCCTGTTATTTTAGTGATTTTTTAAATGAGATAGAAATAATCATACGTGAAAGGGCAATGGAAAAAGGGATTTATTTCCAGACACAGATGAATACCGATTATAAACAGGCAGTGATGTTTGATGAACTGCGTCTTCAACAGATATTTATTAATCTTATCAATAATGCAATGAAATTTACACCGCCGGGAGGTAATGTCAGTTTTATCATTGAGGCGACGGATTTAGAAGAAAATAAAATCATGGTGTTATTTATCATACGTGATACCGGAATTGGTATGAGTGCCGAGTTCCAAAAGAGAATGTTTGAACCTTTCGAGCAGGAAGAGGATAGGATTCCTTTTTTAGAATCCGGAACAGGTTTAGGCTTGGCAATTGTGAGGCAATTGGTGGATTTAATGGGAGGAACCATTCAGTGTAATAGCCAGCCGGGAGGGGGTACAGAGTTTATTGTAAAAATAGAAACCCAGCGATGGGAGGCTGCCTCTGAGCTTCATTGTCAGGAAAAGGTCTCTCAGCGTGAATCTTTTTCAGGTGGTAAAAGAATTTTGCTGTGCGAGGATCATCCTGTGAATGCCCAGATAGTAATTGCCCTTTTGCAAAAACGAGGATTCATTGTGGAGCATGGAGAAAATGGGCAGGTAGCAACCAACTTGTTTAAGAATTCTCCCATAGGTTATTACGATGCAATTTTAATGGATGTAAGGATGCCTTTGTTAAATGGTCTTGAAGCAGTGGCTATAATTCGATCGTTGGAGCGGGAGGATGCTATAAAAGTTCCCATTATTGCAATGAGTGCAAATGCTTTTCAGGAGGATATCAATCTAAGTCTTGAGGTGGGGATGGATGCCCACCTTTCAAAGCCCGTAGATGCCATGGAGCTTTTTGATACCCTAGAAGAAGTAATGAAAATGAAATCGAGTTAA
- a CDS encoding TolC family protein, which yields MNKKYQKGGALLLAGILTFSMTAPVFAKVRVATEAEETVTGPMTLEQIQKEVLKNNRIKTTMALNYKKILAGLDAIDDGLSDLKDAQDSAAHARRAAGDAAAKGQGTIGSVISPTSPASDQVLGGVSSGLLSGSAKMASAMEDMTDSIADSKRDELEDQQQDLKNKKQDLNKTQEDWNNQALLVSQLLVEKTVQIESGIRLLEEKQQLLERVYQITEKKAALGLSIDVDLKQAKLTVQQNSKDIQDAKDGLILIKRQLNDLMGRPIDDTLEVIAPDRTRVIEYAPEYSEELLKEATDNNYQLRTLQRDYQQAEKKTKDSTLYSGQIKAHEVDMDIAKVSVETQKTNIANDLKKKLDSINKAAAAYQLQKDTTEKAKIQWEQQQKSAKLGLISSVEIQGLQLQFEQNDLALMQAAYDYDLAWEEYRLLMKGTSLDIYSNYKARISG from the coding sequence ATGAATAAAAAATATCAAAAAGGTGGTGCTTTGCTCTTGGCAGGCATTCTGACTTTTAGCATGACAGCGCCGGTTTTTGCAAAAGTTAGAGTGGCAACTGAGGCGGAGGAAACTGTAACAGGCCCTATGACTTTAGAGCAAATTCAAAAAGAAGTCTTAAAAAACAATCGCATAAAAACAACCATGGCGCTGAATTATAAGAAAATTCTTGCGGGATTGGATGCCATTGATGATGGTCTGAGTGATTTAAAAGATGCGCAAGATAGTGCGGCCCATGCAAGGCGAGCAGCGGGTGACGCTGCGGCAAAGGGGCAAGGCACCATTGGCAGCGTCATTTCTCCAACTTCACCTGCATCGGATCAGGTTTTAGGTGGTGTGAGCAGTGGCTTGCTTTCAGGCAGTGCAAAAATGGCCAGTGCTATGGAGGATATGACTGATAGCATTGCAGATAGCAAAAGAGACGAATTGGAAGATCAACAGCAGGATTTAAAAAATAAAAAGCAGGACTTAAATAAGACCCAAGAGGATTGGAACAATCAAGCATTGTTGGTTTCTCAGCTTTTGGTAGAAAAAACTGTGCAGATAGAAAGCGGCATTCGCCTTCTTGAGGAGAAACAGCAATTGCTGGAACGAGTTTACCAAATCACAGAGAAAAAAGCGGCGTTAGGCTTAAGCATTGATGTAGACTTAAAGCAGGCTAAGCTAACCGTACAACAAAATAGTAAGGATATTCAAGATGCAAAGGATGGCTTGATACTCATAAAGCGCCAGTTAAACGATTTGATGGGTAGACCCATAGATGATACTCTAGAAGTGATTGCACCTGATCGAACTAGAGTGATAGAATATGCTCCTGAATACAGCGAAGAGCTGTTAAAGGAAGCGACTGACAATAACTATCAGTTGAGGACCCTGCAAAGAGATTATCAACAGGCTGAGAAGAAAACCAAGGATTCTACGTTGTACTCGGGACAAATTAAGGCACATGAGGTAGATATGGATATCGCCAAGGTATCCGTAGAAACACAGAAAACCAACATTGCCAATGATTTAAAGAAAAAGTTGGATAGCATCAATAAAGCAGCAGCGGCTTATCAGCTTCAAAAAGATACCACTGAAAAAGCCAAAATTCAGTGGGAACAACAGCAGAAATCTGCAAAATTGGGTTTGATTTCTTCAGTAGAGATTCAAGGATTACAACTTCAATTTGAACAAAATGATTTGGCTCTCATGCAAGCAGCTTATGATTATGATTTGGCTTGGGAGGAATATCGCTTATTAATGAAAGGAACCTCTTTGGATATCTATAGTAATTATAAAGCAAGAATCAGCGGATAA
- the lipA gene encoding lipoyl synthase has translation MEDKYMREKPDWLKRTFKDNSNLGYVREMLTELHLNTICDAAMCPNYVECFSKKTATFMILGVNCTRNCRFCNVINQDPQRVDPDEPNRIAQAVSKLGLKYVVITSVTRDDLPDGGAAHFGATIRAIHALNPQTAVEVLIPDFQGNIDALKLVTDANPEVISHNMETVQSLYDQVRPQAIYGRSLKVLKSIKELAPHIRSKTGIMLGLGEKDLEVYQLMEDLRGVGCEFLTIGQYLAPSPLHYPVQEYITPQQFDHYGEIAKEKGFTFVASAPFVRSSYNASEALEAEA, from the coding sequence TTGGAGGACAAATACATGAGAGAAAAACCAGATTGGTTAAAAAGAACGTTTAAAGATAATTCAAATTTAGGTTATGTTCGGGAAATGCTCACGGAGCTACATTTAAATACCATTTGTGATGCGGCAATGTGCCCCAATTATGTGGAATGCTTTTCAAAAAAAACAGCCACCTTCATGATTCTGGGGGTAAATTGTACTAGAAATTGCCGTTTTTGTAACGTAATCAATCAGGACCCCCAAAGAGTTGACCCTGATGAACCAAACAGAATCGCCCAAGCCGTATCAAAATTGGGTTTAAAATATGTGGTTATCACCTCTGTAACAAGAGATGATTTGCCCGATGGCGGGGCGGCTCACTTTGGTGCAACAATTCGTGCCATCCACGCATTAAATCCTCAAACGGCTGTTGAGGTTTTGATACCCGATTTTCAAGGAAATATAGATGCACTCAAACTTGTTACTGATGCGAACCCTGAAGTAATCAGCCACAACATGGAAACAGTACAATCTTTATATGATCAAGTCCGCCCTCAAGCAATTTATGGCAGATCCTTGAAGGTATTGAAATCAATCAAAGAACTGGCACCCCACATTCGTTCCAAAACAGGCATTATGCTGGGTCTTGGTGAGAAGGATTTGGAAGTTTATCAATTGATGGAGGATTTAAGAGGGGTTGGTTGTGAGTTTCTGACTATAGGTCAATATTTGGCCCCAAGCCCACTACATTATCCCGTTCAGGAATATATAACGCCTCAACAATTTGACCATTATGGGGAAATTGCAAAAGAGAAGGGCTTCACCTTTGTTGCCTCTGCTCCTTTCGTTCGCAGTTCTTACAATGCATCGGAAGCACTGGAGGCGGAAGCATAG
- a CDS encoding TetR/AcrR family transcriptional regulator, whose protein sequence is MVEKEMGLIGERLLERMNTMENGKIDRRIKRTKTMMRDALVDLMSEMPFGEITAKDITSRADLNRATFYLHYNNVFELLDELEDEIATSFSQMVEKISIKQGEEWEYPIVGHICSFIVDNQKLCRCLLLNPRSDHFARKLTEIMKRKGLQVKEELGVRFDPVQEGYIHQFIASGAMGMMKQWLLEGMPISKEEMTDFVMLIIRPIFNILLPE, encoded by the coding sequence ATGGTAGAAAAGGAGATGGGCTTGATAGGCGAAAGGCTGTTGGAAAGGATGAACACCATGGAAAATGGAAAGATTGATCGAAGGATTAAAAGAACAAAGACAATGATGCGTGATGCATTGGTGGATTTAATGAGTGAAATGCCTTTTGGTGAGATTACGGCAAAAGATATTACCAGCCGTGCGGATTTAAATAGAGCTACGTTTTATCTACATTATAACAATGTGTTTGAGTTGTTAGATGAGCTGGAAGATGAAATTGCAACAAGTTTCTCTCAGATGGTAGAGAAAATCTCCATAAAGCAGGGGGAGGAATGGGAATATCCCATTGTAGGTCACATATGCAGCTTTATTGTGGATAATCAGAAGCTATGCCGTTGTCTTTTGCTAAACCCTAGGAGTGATCATTTTGCAAGGAAACTGACGGAGATTATGAAGCGAAAAGGATTACAGGTGAAGGAGGAGTTAGGAGTAAGGTTTGACCCTGTGCAGGAAGGATATATTCATCAATTTATTGCTTCCGGTGCCATGGGCATGATGAAGCAATGGTTGCTAGAGGGAATGCCTATATCGAAAGAGGAAATGACCGATTTTGTAATGCTAATCATACGACCTATTTTTAATATTTTATTACCTGAGTAA
- a CDS encoding lipoate--protein ligase yields MIFIQPKDTDAAYHFAAEEFCMSSMGQTQDIFMLWQTDRCAMLGSNQIAQDEIDFDLAKQHNVQIVRRSSGGGTIYTDKGTLLCTRITPFSSGDDAKEIGRTQLAEPIIMALQKMGIHAEIKGRNDMLLEGKKISGLAQRLGKNCLCSHCSLLFDTDLSVLESILTVDESKLKNKGIASVRSRVTNILNHLSEKYDTQTFKALFKEALSEILPFELYSFSQEELASIEKIREEKFANPLWTYRTNHNFTHHSEKRLPLGKVEVYYEVKDSTISSCSIRGDFLSIKPIDELEKHLADTAFDKEALMTRLNEIDLLPYLGGIGAEEFLSILFS; encoded by the coding sequence ATGATTTTTATTCAGCCAAAAGACACAGACGCTGCATACCATTTTGCAGCCGAGGAATTTTGCATGAGTTCCATGGGACAAACCCAAGATATTTTCATGCTATGGCAAACAGATCGCTGTGCGATGCTGGGCAGTAACCAAATTGCCCAAGACGAAATTGATTTTGACTTGGCAAAACAGCACAACGTACAAATCGTTCGACGTTCCAGCGGAGGGGGAACCATTTATACTGACAAAGGCACCCTGCTTTGCACCAGAATAACACCCTTTTCCTCAGGTGATGATGCTAAGGAGATTGGTCGTACCCAATTGGCAGAGCCCATTATCATGGCTTTGCAAAAAATGGGGATTCACGCAGAAATAAAAGGGAGAAACGATATGCTCCTAGAAGGCAAAAAAATTTCCGGTTTGGCGCAGCGTTTAGGGAAAAACTGCCTATGCAGTCATTGCTCCCTCTTATTTGATACGGATCTTTCCGTTCTGGAGAGCATTTTAACTGTGGATGAATCCAAGTTGAAAAACAAAGGAATTGCCTCGGTTCGCAGTCGTGTTACCAATATCCTCAATCATCTTTCAGAAAAATATGATACACAAACATTCAAAGCTCTTTTCAAAGAGGCTTTATCGGAAATTCTTCCCTTTGAATTGTATTCGTTTTCTCAAGAGGAGCTTGCTTCCATTGAAAAAATAAGAGAAGAAAAATTTGCAAATCCCCTTTGGACATACCGTACCAATCATAATTTTACCCATCATAGTGAAAAACGTTTACCCTTGGGTAAAGTTGAAGTTTATTACGAAGTCAAAGACAGCACCATTTCTTCCTGCTCCATCCGTGGTGATTTTCTTTCCATAAAACCGATCGATGAGTTGGAAAAACACTTGGCAGATACTGCTTTTGACAAGGAAGCGCTGATGACGCGATTAAATGAAATTGATTTGCTCCCTTATTTAGGAGGAATTGGCGCAGAAGAATTTTTGTCTATTTTATTTTCATAA